The following are encoded together in the Bacillota bacterium genome:
- the trmD gene encoding tRNA (guanosine(37)-N1)-methyltransferase TrmD encodes MRIDIVTIFPEMVEPVVRCSMLARGQQAGVLEINTVDLRQFTHDKHHTTDDAPFGGGAGMVMKPEPFFEAVEHLREQAGWVPARIVVTTPQGKLFHQAMAVEFAQVPHLILLCGHYEGIDERVCQHLATDEVSIGDYVLTGGELPALVIADAVARLVPGVLGNPESLQQDSFVDGLLAPPQYTRPAEYRGYRVPGVLLSGHHANIARWRRLQRLLRTRERRPDLWERVRLTEEDLELLRGADEHCS; translated from the coding sequence ATGCGCATCGATATCGTCACCATCTTTCCTGAGATGGTCGAGCCGGTCGTGCGATGCAGTATGCTGGCGCGCGGGCAGCAGGCAGGCGTTCTGGAGATAAACACCGTCGACCTGCGACAGTTCACCCACGACAAACACCATACCACCGACGATGCCCCTTTCGGCGGAGGCGCAGGAATGGTGATGAAGCCAGAACCCTTCTTCGAAGCAGTGGAGCACCTGCGCGAGCAAGCAGGTTGGGTGCCTGCCCGCATTGTGGTCACCACCCCACAGGGCAAACTGTTCCATCAGGCGATGGCGGTGGAGTTTGCGCAGGTGCCGCACCTGATTTTACTCTGTGGACACTACGAGGGCATCGACGAGCGAGTGTGCCAGCATCTGGCGACCGATGAGGTCTCCATTGGCGACTATGTGCTGACAGGCGGCGAGCTGCCCGCGCTGGTGATTGCCGATGCAGTGGCAAGGTTAGTGCCCGGTGTGCTGGGCAACCCCGAATCGTTACAGCAAGACAGCTTCGTGGATGGGCTGCTGGCGCCGCCGCAGTATACCCGCCCGGCAGAGTATCGCGGTTACCGCGTGCCCGGTGTGTTGCTATCCGGTCACCATGCCAACATCGCGCGGTGGCGTCGCCTGCAGAGGCTGTTGCGCACACGCGAACGCCGTCCCGACCTCTGGGAGAGGGTGCGGCTGACGGAAGAGGATTTGGAACTGCTGCGCGGAGCAGATGAACACTGCTCTTGA